The Salvelinus fontinalis isolate EN_2023a chromosome 31, ASM2944872v1, whole genome shotgun sequence genome has a window encoding:
- the LOC129830114 gene encoding uncharacterized protein LOC129830114, whose protein sequence is MCLSIPGLSSLHRPYKRFTPRGRGHPNLVVPARTTHVEFQVSGSLWNCRSAANKAELISAYASLQSLDFLALTETWLTTDNTATPTALSSSAHVFSHTPRASGQRGGGTGILISPKWSFSLSPLTHLSIASFEFHAVTVTSPFKLNILIIYRPPGSLGEFINELDALISSFPEDGSPLTVLDHFRRPSPLPHLPHQLILDRWLRPFRLQESESCTPSEKTYTRSRRCQQLQTSIPSFFSLQNS, encoded by the exons atgtgtctgtctatccctggtctctcctctctgcacagaccatacaaacgcttcacaccgcgtggccgcggccaccctaacctggtggtcccagcccgcacgacccacgtggagttccaggtctccggtagcctctggaactgccgatctgcggccaacaaggcagagctcatctcagcctatgcttccctccagtccctcgacttcttggcactgacggaaacatggctcaccacagataacactgctactcctactgctctctcttcgtctgcccacgtgttctcgcacaccccgagagcttctggtcagcggggtggtggcaccgggatcctcatctctcccaagtggtcattctctctttctccccttacccatctgtctatcgcctcctttgaattccatgctgtcacagttaccagccctttcaagcttaacatccttatcatttatcgccctccaggttccctcggagagttcatcaatgagcttgatgccttgataagctcctttcctgaggacggctcacctctcacagttctgg accatttccggagaccttctcccttacctcacctccctcatcaactcatccttgaccgctggctacgtcccttccgtcttcaagagagcgagagttgcaccccttctgaaaaaacctacactcgatcccgccgatgtcaacaactacagaccagtatcccttctttcttttctctccaaaactcttga